One region of Pararhizobium qamdonense genomic DNA includes:
- a CDS encoding dihydrodipicolinate synthase family protein yields the protein MTKNAFVALVTCFNEDETINYEATRRQVRRQVAAGNNIMCAGTNGDFTALTHAEKIRLTEEVVDEVAGQAKVIVNAGMPATFETIQLAKAFDRIGVDGIAVITPFFIACTQDSLIRHFSAVADSVTTPTYLYDIPARTQNHIEPETAAKLALHGNIAGIKDSGGAQETLAAYLQVSKETPGFDVYSGPDHLVLWSLQNGAAGCISGLGNALPHVLADILKAFDAGDLAEAERQQAIYTAFRTDLYALGFAPAMVKRSLYLQDASVGASRQPALLPSAEQDQKIAAILQKYDLLPGKSA from the coding sequence ATGACCAAGAACGCTTTTGTCGCCCTCGTGACCTGTTTCAACGAAGATGAGACGATCAATTATGAGGCGACCCGCCGTCAGGTTCGCCGGCAGGTGGCCGCCGGCAACAACATCATGTGCGCCGGCACCAACGGTGATTTCACGGCGCTGACGCATGCGGAGAAGATTCGTCTGACCGAAGAGGTCGTCGATGAGGTTGCAGGCCAGGCGAAGGTCATCGTGAATGCCGGCATGCCGGCGACATTCGAGACGATCCAACTGGCCAAAGCGTTCGACCGAATCGGCGTCGATGGCATTGCGGTCATCACCCCGTTCTTCATCGCCTGCACGCAGGACAGTCTGATCCGGCATTTTTCCGCCGTGGCCGACAGTGTCACGACGCCGACCTATCTCTACGACATCCCGGCGCGGACGCAGAACCACATCGAGCCGGAAACCGCGGCCAAGCTTGCGCTGCACGGCAATATTGCTGGTATCAAGGATTCGGGTGGCGCTCAGGAAACGTTGGCGGCTTATCTGCAGGTCTCGAAGGAAACCCCCGGCTTCGACGTCTATTCGGGCCCCGATCATCTCGTGCTGTGGTCGCTACAAAATGGCGCCGCAGGCTGCATTTCCGGTCTTGGAAACGCGCTTCCACATGTCCTGGCCGATATTCTCAAGGCATTCGATGCGGGTGACCTTGCTGAGGCCGAGCGCCAGCAGGCGATCTATACCGCCTTCCGCACGGACCTCTATGCGCTCGGCTTTGCGCCCGCGATGGTGAAGCGCTCGCTTTACCTGCAGGACGCGTCCGTTGGCGCGAGCCGCCAGCCTGCGCTGCTGCCGAGTGCCGAGCAGGATCAGAAGATCGCCGCAATCCTGCAGAAATACGACCTTCTTCCGGGAAAGTCTGCATGA
- a CDS encoding phosphoglycerate dehydrogenase, which produces MSIVIATTSPGFGRHGRVRELLEETGWTIIRCTDNEVPDGGLSKHIENADFLVPGLLPVNAATIAHAPKLRAVLKHGVGTDNIDIPACTAKGYPVTNTPGANSNAVAELAVGMMFAMARNIASGHMSVVSGGWDRQPGTEISGKVLGIVGLGNIGKLLAKKAIALNMAVVATDLYPDRAFVAEHGIEILELEQLLARSDYVSLHVFGGTGNTALIDAEKLGLMKPGACLLNLARGEVVDNDALANALSEGRLRGAAIDAFVTEPPDVSHPLFALPNVVFTPHSGADSLEAFENVGLMVIRDIQDFIAGRRPAHVLNPEVFTR; this is translated from the coding sequence ATGAGTATCGTGATTGCGACGACGTCGCCTGGCTTCGGCCGCCACGGCCGGGTGCGCGAGCTTTTGGAGGAAACCGGCTGGACCATCATCCGCTGCACGGACAACGAAGTTCCTGACGGCGGCCTGTCGAAGCACATTGAAAATGCCGATTTTCTAGTCCCCGGTCTGCTGCCAGTCAACGCGGCAACGATCGCACACGCGCCCAAGCTTCGAGCCGTTTTAAAACATGGCGTGGGAACCGATAACATTGATATTCCAGCCTGCACGGCAAAAGGCTATCCGGTCACGAACACGCCGGGCGCCAACTCCAATGCCGTTGCGGAACTTGCCGTCGGAATGATGTTTGCGATGGCGCGCAATATTGCATCCGGGCATATGAGCGTGGTTTCCGGCGGCTGGGATCGCCAGCCCGGAACGGAAATCTCCGGCAAGGTTCTGGGGATCGTGGGTCTGGGCAATATCGGCAAGTTGCTGGCAAAAAAGGCGATCGCGCTCAATATGGCTGTTGTCGCCACCGATCTCTACCCTGACCGCGCCTTTGTCGCCGAGCATGGAATAGAGATCCTTGAATTGGAGCAATTGTTAGCGCGTTCCGACTATGTATCGCTCCATGTTTTCGGCGGCACCGGCAATACGGCCTTGATCGACGCGGAAAAGCTGGGACTGATGAAGCCGGGAGCCTGCCTTCTTAATCTCGCCCGTGGCGAAGTTGTTGATAACGACGCTCTCGCCAACGCCCTGTCCGAGGGACGCCTTCGCGGTGCGGCGATTGACGCTTTCGTCACCGAGCCACCGGATGTATCGCATCCTCTGTTTGCGCTTCCGAACGTCGTCTTCACGCCGCATAGTGGAGCCGATAGCCTGGAGGCTTTCGAAAATGTGGGCCTTATGGTGATCAGGGATATCCAGGACTTCATCGCTGGACGACGCCCGGCACATGTTCTCAATCCGGAGGTTTTCACCCGATGA
- a CDS encoding Ldh family oxidoreductase encodes MTTPRYASDTLFDFARSLFSAAGLDAEKATAVATYLLDADLMGHSTHGLALAGWYLQSIADGIMTTHGSFEVVSDRGPAVCWAGNRLPGAWLTSEAVKLATERAGQFGTATIVIGNSHHIGALAAYLPIATAKGMLVSIASSSPSGAQVAPFGGLKGLYTPNPVAHGIPTPDGPILIDISASITTVNMAQRLIRESRQYDEDWLMDAEGRPSRDPRVLEKGGTLLPTGGLDHGQKGYGMALIAEAMTQGLAGFGRADAPKGTNAAVTVQVWDPTAFGGTDAFLKQTGWLADACRANPPRPGVSKVRLPGEAALARKRAALENGVALHPGIIDSLVAHAERLGIAMPSETQD; translated from the coding sequence ATGACCACCCCCCGCTACGCTTCAGACACGCTGTTCGATTTTGCCCGCTCTCTCTTTTCTGCCGCTGGTCTGGATGCCGAAAAGGCAACCGCCGTTGCGACCTATCTGCTGGACGCCGACCTGATGGGTCATTCGACCCACGGTTTGGCACTCGCGGGCTGGTATCTGCAAAGTATTGCCGATGGCATCATGACGACGCATGGTTCTTTTGAGGTTGTCAGCGATCGTGGCCCGGCTGTCTGCTGGGCCGGGAATCGGCTTCCTGGCGCCTGGCTGACCTCCGAGGCTGTCAAGCTTGCCACCGAACGTGCCGGGCAGTTTGGCACCGCGACCATCGTGATCGGCAATAGCCATCATATTGGCGCGCTGGCGGCCTATCTGCCCATCGCGACGGCCAAGGGCATGCTCGTGTCCATCGCATCCTCTTCTCCATCCGGTGCCCAGGTCGCGCCTTTCGGTGGCCTCAAGGGGCTTTACACGCCGAACCCGGTCGCTCATGGCATTCCAACGCCCGATGGTCCAATCCTTATCGACATTTCCGCCTCCATCACGACCGTCAATATGGCGCAAAGGCTGATCCGCGAGAGCAGGCAATACGATGAAGACTGGCTGATGGATGCTGAGGGGCGGCCTTCGCGAGACCCACGTGTTCTTGAAAAAGGCGGCACGCTTCTGCCAACGGGCGGTCTCGATCACGGACAAAAGGGATATGGCATGGCGCTCATCGCGGAAGCGATGACCCAGGGGCTCGCCGGCTTTGGCAGAGCGGATGCACCGAAGGGAACCAATGCTGCAGTCACCGTTCAGGTATGGGATCCGACGGCGTTTGGCGGCACAGATGCATTTCTCAAGCAAACTGGCTGGCTGGCCGACGCATGCCGCGCCAATCCACCGCGTCCAGGCGTCAGCAAGGTGAGACTTCCGGGCGAAGCTGCATTGGCACGCAAGCGGGCGGCTTTGGAAAACGGCGTTGCGCTTCACCCTGGCATCATCGACAGCCTCGTAGCCCATGCCGAACGGCTGGGAATCGCAATGCCGTCTGAAACACAAGACTGA
- a CDS encoding 2-keto-4-pentenoate hydratase: MPNAINTGDLANTLYTLRTGGQSNPTANFVLPSNLAEAMEVQHALARLEGASDTAWKVAMSPDQHAVMARLYPYVETELEAQLPYLPGMKFELELALRLGRELPARTEPYSRTEIVEAVSHVHIGAELLSSAVTDAGKVSFPLYVADRIGNRGYALGPVVAKVLLDTIEGTETHITHDGAPLFSQPAKHPAGDPLAWLLAYANDPSSSNNILRAGTVITTGALTGAMLLPGPGRVEVRLAQDYAINVTLTASS, translated from the coding sequence TTGCCAAACGCGATCAACACCGGCGATCTCGCGAATACCCTTTACACCCTGCGAACCGGCGGGCAATCAAACCCGACGGCAAACTTCGTATTGCCGTCAAATCTGGCAGAAGCAATGGAAGTCCAGCACGCTCTTGCCAGGCTGGAAGGCGCGAGCGATACGGCGTGGAAAGTTGCAATGTCGCCTGACCAGCATGCGGTGATGGCCCGGCTGTATCCATATGTCGAGACGGAGCTTGAGGCGCAGTTGCCGTATTTGCCCGGTATGAAGTTCGAGTTGGAACTGGCGCTCCGGCTCGGTCGTGAACTCCCCGCGCGTACGGAGCCGTACTCCCGCACAGAGATCGTCGAGGCGGTGTCGCATGTTCATATCGGTGCCGAACTCCTTTCGTCGGCTGTCACGGACGCCGGGAAGGTCTCGTTTCCACTCTATGTCGCCGACAGGATCGGCAACCGGGGTTATGCGCTTGGGCCGGTTGTAGCGAAAGTGTTGCTCGATACGATCGAGGGTACCGAAACGCATATCACGCATGACGGCGCACCCCTCTTTTCACAGCCTGCGAAACATCCCGCAGGCGATCCACTCGCCTGGCTTCTCGCCTATGCCAACGATCCCTCGAGCTCCAACAACATTCTCCGAGCCGGGACGGTGATTACCACAGGAGCACTGACCGGCGCGATGCTGCTGCCAGGGCCGGGTAGGGTCGAGGTTCGGCTGGCGCAGGACTATGCGATCAACGTGACGCTGACGGCGTCAAGTTGA
- a CDS encoding AraC family transcriptional regulator, whose protein sequence is MLKDRRNLAAKAVLGEKSAMMSGSLPTFEHIVTDVTESFLWRVDDYPWERNVWNYHPEIEIHLLRHASGMAFVGDYIGEFQPGYLTVIGRNLPHDWVTATAPGEVIEGRDIVIQFDPDRLRNITAMLPEFIQLEDFFARAERGLVFYGQTLAEGINLVESMGKVKGFARLSMFVQLLELLSATQEYEILSSPEFAPKLNAETLDVLQRALIYIFENVANDIHLAEVAGLAGMSETAFSRFFKKNTGNSFTDHVNKLRIWQACKLLAESDMPITEICFEVGYLNISNFNRTFLLHHKMTPSAYRRLAGQRRPSRA, encoded by the coding sequence ATGTTGAAGGACAGGAGAAATCTGGCTGCAAAGGCTGTACTTGGCGAAAAGTCCGCGATGATGAGCGGCAGTTTGCCAACCTTTGAGCACATCGTCACCGATGTCACGGAGAGTTTTCTCTGGCGCGTGGATGACTATCCGTGGGAGCGCAATGTCTGGAACTACCATCCGGAGATCGAGATCCATCTCTTGCGGCATGCGTCTGGCATGGCCTTTGTCGGAGATTACATTGGTGAATTCCAACCCGGTTATCTGACTGTGATTGGCCGCAATCTGCCGCATGACTGGGTAACGGCAACGGCGCCGGGCGAGGTCATCGAGGGGCGCGATATCGTCATCCAATTCGATCCGGATCGCCTCCGCAACATCACGGCCATGCTCCCGGAGTTTATACAGTTGGAGGACTTTTTCGCCCGTGCCGAACGCGGACTTGTGTTCTACGGTCAAACGCTGGCTGAAGGTATCAACCTTGTGGAAAGCATGGGAAAGGTGAAGGGCTTTGCCCGGCTGTCAATGTTCGTACAATTGCTTGAGCTTTTAAGCGCCACGCAGGAATACGAAATCCTGTCGTCTCCGGAATTTGCGCCAAAGCTGAACGCTGAAACCCTCGACGTTTTGCAGCGCGCGTTGATCTATATTTTCGAGAATGTCGCCAACGATATCCACCTTGCCGAGGTGGCAGGTCTGGCTGGCATGAGTGAGACGGCTTTCTCCCGGTTTTTCAAGAAGAACACCGGCAACAGTTTCACCGACCATGTCAACAAGCTGCGTATCTGGCAGGCCTGCAAACTTTTGGCGGAGAGCGATATGCCGATTACCGAAATCTGCTTCGAGGTCGGTTATCTCAATATCTCCAATTTCAACCGGACATTCCTGCTGCATCATAAAATGACGCCGTCCGCCTACCGGCGGCTCGCGGGACAGCGCCGCCCTTCGCGTGCTTGA
- a CDS encoding ABC transporter substrate-binding protein — translation MTNGKTLISSIAFACLLASSVSSIAIAAECSGTIKVLAQPRDGLTLLEEQKSEFEKLSGGASFEIDYLNENDRRAKSKADASTIGKYNVYYIDEANVALFASSGWVAPLMDYYPAEYDYADFDPGRQKVATYDGKVWFAPLTGGGDLMVYRKDLLEAAGITPPKTLDAYIAAVKTLNQPDKGIYGTALRGQRGSGANVWRWMPFFKGFGGNWFDGKTPVFDSEAAIKATETYLELFKYSAPGSQTGGWDEVVGAFTSGQVAMIIESTPLVGMAIDPKSSQVAGKVGYMPPPTPLTGGGYGHGLAIGIKANADEASKACAGLFIAWATSKENENRRLEANQFSELNRTSVMTSPKFAEFYGPDLGEALAETGKVTAVNFWQSPQWPDLGDRWGIILEELIAGTRTDIKDGLDELNGFAKDLVARSQ, via the coding sequence ATGACCAATGGAAAGACGCTCATTTCGAGCATTGCCTTCGCTTGCCTTCTTGCCAGCTCGGTATCTTCGATCGCGATTGCGGCCGAGTGCTCCGGGACGATCAAGGTTCTTGCCCAGCCGCGCGACGGACTGACTTTGCTTGAGGAGCAAAAATCGGAATTCGAAAAGCTCAGCGGCGGCGCATCCTTCGAGATCGATTATCTGAACGAGAACGATCGCCGCGCCAAGAGCAAGGCCGACGCTTCCACCATCGGCAAGTACAATGTCTACTATATCGATGAAGCCAATGTGGCACTGTTTGCATCATCAGGCTGGGTCGCGCCATTGATGGACTACTATCCGGCCGAGTACGACTATGCCGATTTCGATCCAGGCCGGCAGAAGGTTGCCACCTATGACGGCAAGGTTTGGTTTGCGCCGCTGACGGGTGGCGGCGATCTGATGGTGTACCGCAAGGACCTGCTCGAGGCCGCAGGCATCACTCCGCCCAAGACGCTTGACGCCTACATTGCAGCCGTCAAGACGCTGAACCAGCCGGACAAGGGCATCTATGGCACGGCGCTGCGCGGCCAGCGTGGGTCCGGTGCCAATGTCTGGCGCTGGATGCCCTTCTTCAAGGGTTTCGGCGGCAACTGGTTTGACGGCAAGACGCCGGTCTTCGACAGCGAGGCCGCTATCAAGGCGACTGAAACCTATCTGGAGCTTTTCAAATATTCGGCTCCCGGCAGCCAGACCGGCGGTTGGGACGAAGTCGTCGGCGCCTTCACATCCGGCCAGGTGGCGATGATCATCGAATCCACACCACTGGTCGGCATGGCGATCGATCCGAAATCCTCCCAGGTCGCTGGCAAGGTCGGTTACATGCCGCCGCCAACCCCGCTGACGGGTGGGGGATACGGCCACGGTCTTGCCATCGGCATCAAAGCCAATGCGGATGAGGCGTCAAAGGCCTGCGCCGGCCTCTTCATCGCCTGGGCGACCTCCAAGGAAAACGAGAACCGCCGTCTGGAAGCAAACCAGTTCAGCGAACTCAATCGCACCAGTGTCATGACCAGTCCGAAATTCGCCGAGTTTTATGGTCCGGACCTCGGTGAAGCCCTGGCCGAAACCGGCAAGGTTACGGCAGTCAATTTCTGGCAAAGCCCGCAATGGCCGGATCTCGGCGATCGTTGGGGCATCATTCTGGAAGAGCTGATTGCAGGCACCCGCACGGACATCAAGGATGGTCTCGACGAGCTCAACGGCTTTGCCAAGGACCTCGTCGCCCGCAGCCAGTAA
- a CDS encoding carbohydrate ABC transporter permease → MKQKNTLPAVFLTPAIAILAVLALVPTVYAVIISFQNRELSRPDGSFIGLANYTSLFSDRRFINAIGVSLTWEAVTVGMTLIIAIGLGILLFECASPRMRNVVSFLFLIPVILPRVSAAFVWKFAFHPLYGIITYPYKAITGQPLDLLSNPLTALGTVALVDVWQWGLFFAVIVLKLLETLPPQPFEAARLDHAKTWEIYAYVAIPMLKAPLISLAFVKMIESLRAFDLIYVMTRGGPGIATETLDMYAFSQGFIESGRISYASSMAVLMMIATSLAFTFLWKRVKS, encoded by the coding sequence GTGAAACAGAAAAATACCCTGCCGGCAGTCTTCCTGACGCCGGCCATAGCGATCCTCGCCGTCTTGGCTTTGGTGCCGACGGTCTATGCCGTGATCATTTCTTTCCAGAACCGGGAGCTCAGCAGGCCGGATGGCAGCTTCATCGGTCTTGCGAATTACACAAGCTTGTTTTCCGATCGCCGGTTCATCAATGCCATTGGTGTTTCTTTGACCTGGGAGGCGGTCACGGTCGGCATGACGCTGATCATTGCGATCGGTCTCGGCATTCTTTTGTTCGAATGCGCCTCGCCGCGCATGCGCAATGTCGTCTCCTTTCTGTTCCTGATCCCGGTCATCCTGCCGCGTGTTTCGGCCGCGTTTGTGTGGAAATTTGCTTTCCATCCGCTCTACGGGATCATCACCTATCCCTACAAGGCGATCACCGGCCAGCCGCTTGATCTGCTGTCTAACCCTTTGACTGCGCTTGGCACCGTTGCTTTGGTCGATGTCTGGCAATGGGGCCTGTTTTTTGCCGTCATCGTGCTGAAACTCCTGGAAACGCTGCCACCGCAACCCTTCGAGGCGGCACGGCTTGATCACGCCAAAACCTGGGAAATCTATGCCTATGTCGCCATCCCGATGCTCAAGGCGCCGCTGATCTCACTTGCCTTCGTCAAGATGATCGAGTCCCTGCGCGCCTTCGACCTGATCTATGTGATGACCCGCGGCGGGCCGGGTATCGCGACGGAAACACTGGATATGTATGCCTTTTCACAAGGCTTCATCGAGTCCGGCCGCATCTCTTATGCATCCAGTATGGCGGTTTTGATGATGATCGCGACTTCGCTGGCATTCACCTTTCTCTGGAAAAGGGTCAAATCATGA
- a CDS encoding carbohydrate ABC transporter permease, translated as MSARSPGRFAGRIILYAAAFSAVFPVFWTLLNAFKNRVDIVTPTPLFFFTPTLDNFAYVLGRASVFEGLVNSILISGASVLIGAVLGLPAAYAIARYPNRWSHDIQFFVLSLRFLPPVAIAIPLMVIWLDFGLYDTRLSMTITYTLLTLATVIWLSVPAFARVPKEVEEAARVDGYGPYAIFFLIALPIASRSLIGAVAFSFVLVWNEFLIALMLTTSDAKTLPIVASELTQLGRDVPWGILNASVVLLSIPPLLFIGILSGMLNNAFKRKTS; from the coding sequence ATGAGTGCCCGCAGTCCTGGCCGCTTCGCCGGCCGCATCATCTTGTACGCGGCTGCGTTTTCGGCAGTTTTCCCCGTCTTCTGGACGCTCCTCAATGCTTTCAAGAACCGGGTCGATATCGTCACGCCGACGCCGTTGTTCTTCTTCACGCCGACACTGGATAATTTCGCCTATGTGCTCGGCCGGGCGAGCGTGTTTGAGGGGCTGGTCAACTCGATCCTGATCTCGGGTGCCTCGGTGCTGATCGGTGCGGTGCTCGGTCTGCCGGCCGCCTATGCCATTGCCCGCTATCCGAACCGCTGGTCGCATGACATCCAGTTCTTCGTGCTGTCGCTGCGCTTCCTGCCACCGGTCGCGATCGCGATCCCGCTGATGGTCATCTGGCTGGATTTCGGGCTTTACGACACGCGCCTTTCGATGACGATAACCTATACGTTGCTCACGCTCGCGACCGTCATCTGGCTCAGCGTTCCGGCTTTTGCAAGGGTGCCAAAGGAGGTGGAGGAAGCCGCGCGTGTGGATGGCTACGGTCCTTATGCGATCTTTTTCCTGATCGCGCTGCCGATCGCCTCGCGGTCCCTGATCGGGGCGGTGGCCTTCAGTTTCGTGCTGGTCTGGAACGAGTTCCTGATCGCGTTGATGCTGACCACGTCCGATGCCAAGACACTTCCCATCGTCGCCTCGGAACTGACGCAGCTCGGGCGCGATGTGCCCTGGGGTATCCTGAATGCCTCCGTCGTGCTGCTATCGATACCGCCTCTTCTTTTTATCGGCATTCTCAGCGGCATGCTCAACAATGCCTTCAAGCGCAAGACATCCTGA
- a CDS encoding NAD(P)-dependent alcohol dehydrogenase: MQALVLEQKGLLSLREIDLPLNVGPDDVKIAIHTVGVCGSDVHYYTHGAIGPYVLREPMVLGHEAAGTIVEIGSNVRNLAVGDRVCMEPGVPDLSSRASKLGLYNVDPDVRFWATPPIHGILTPHVVHPAAFTYKLPDNVSFAEGAMVEPFAIGMQAAARARIAPGDVAAVIGCGPIGIMVALAALAGGCSRVFIADFSAEKLAIAGRYPGIVPVNIADQSFADVLQRETAGWGADLVFEASGSAKAFNGIFNLVRPGGAVVLVGLPVEPVAFDVPGAISKEVRIETVFRYANIFDRALALIASGKVDLMPLITGTFDFKDSIKAFDRAVAANPSDVKLQILMNNGEI, translated from the coding sequence ATGCAAGCGTTGGTTCTCGAGCAGAAAGGCTTACTCAGCCTGCGGGAAATCGATCTTCCACTGAATGTCGGTCCTGATGACGTCAAGATCGCCATTCACACTGTTGGGGTCTGCGGCAGTGACGTGCACTATTATACACATGGTGCGATCGGCCCCTATGTCCTGCGCGAGCCTATGGTACTCGGCCATGAGGCGGCCGGCACGATCGTGGAGATCGGCAGCAATGTCCGCAATCTGGCTGTGGGCGACCGCGTCTGCATGGAACCGGGCGTTCCGGATCTGTCTTCGCGGGCGTCAAAGCTTGGCCTTTATAACGTCGATCCCGATGTTCGCTTCTGGGCGACGCCGCCGATCCACGGCATTCTGACACCCCATGTGGTCCATCCGGCAGCCTTCACCTACAAGCTGCCGGACAATGTCTCTTTTGCCGAAGGTGCAATGGTCGAGCCTTTCGCCATCGGCATGCAGGCGGCGGCGCGGGCGCGCATTGCGCCGGGCGATGTGGCGGCCGTCATCGGCTGCGGGCCGATCGGCATCATGGTGGCGCTGGCGGCGCTGGCCGGCGGCTGCAGCCGTGTGTTCATAGCCGATTTCAGTGCTGAAAAGCTTGCTATCGCCGGCCGCTATCCGGGTATCGTGCCGGTCAACATCGCCGATCAATCTTTCGCGGACGTCCTGCAGCGGGAAACCGCAGGCTGGGGCGCGGATTTGGTGTTCGAGGCAAGCGGCAGCGCAAAAGCCTTCAACGGCATTTTCAATCTCGTCCGGCCGGGCGGGGCGGTGGTTCTTGTCGGATTGCCGGTCGAACCGGTCGCCTTTGACGTGCCCGGTGCTATCTCCAAGGAAGTCCGGATCGAAACGGTATTCCGCTATGCCAACATCTTCGATCGCGCCTTGGCCCTCATTGCATCAGGAAAAGTGGACCTGATGCCGCTGATTACGGGCACATTCGATTTCAAGGACAGCATCAAGGCGTTCGATCGTGCGGTGGCGGCCAATCCCTCCGACGTGAAACTGCAAATCCTGATGAATAACGGGGAGATTTGA
- a CDS encoding ABC transporter ATP-binding protein: MATIVCAHVDKAYGAVNVIRDFNLDVADQEFIVFLGPSGCGKSTLLRMIAGLEDISGGDVIIGGKTVNDLPPRDRGVAMVFQNYALYPHMTIYDNIAFGLKRMKIPGPEIDTRIRAVSATLGLGPYLDRKPNALSGGQQQRVAIARAMIKTPRVFLFDEPLSNLDAKLRNHMRVEIARLHQKLKTTTVYVTHDQLEAMTLADRIVLMKDGSIEQVGTPAEIYERPRTLFVASFIGTPNMNFIDATAETKGDGWLLHVEGASFAVSDKRFFLSDGQKIVLGIRPADLDTAAVGSVEVNCVAGTADLVEFHGNDALVTFLFAGKEIGALVKAGGCPKSGDGVRFAVDENRMHLFDAQTGLTLLKQ; encoded by the coding sequence ATGGCGACCATTGTATGCGCGCATGTTGACAAGGCCTATGGCGCGGTAAACGTGATCAGGGATTTCAACCTGGATGTTGCCGATCAGGAATTCATCGTTTTTCTCGGACCTTCCGGTTGCGGCAAGTCCACGCTGCTGCGGATGATTGCAGGGCTCGAAGACATCTCAGGCGGAGACGTGATCATTGGCGGCAAGACAGTCAACGATCTGCCGCCGCGTGACAGGGGCGTCGCTATGGTCTTCCAGAATTACGCGCTTTATCCGCACATGACGATCTACGACAATATCGCTTTCGGGCTGAAGCGTATGAAGATTCCGGGTCCGGAAATCGACACGCGGATAAGGGCGGTGTCGGCGACGCTCGGCCTTGGTCCATATCTGGACCGCAAGCCGAATGCACTTTCCGGCGGCCAACAACAGCGCGTTGCCATCGCGCGTGCAATGATCAAGACGCCGCGTGTGTTCCTGTTCGACGAACCTCTATCCAACCTCGATGCAAAGCTGCGCAACCACATGCGCGTCGAAATCGCCCGGCTGCATCAAAAGCTGAAGACGACCACAGTCTATGTCACCCATGACCAGTTGGAGGCCATGACGCTCGCCGACCGAATCGTGCTGATGAAAGATGGCAGCATCGAACAGGTGGGCACGCCGGCGGAAATCTACGAGCGGCCGCGCACGCTCTTCGTTGCCAGCTTTATCGGCACGCCAAACATGAATTTCATTGACGCAACCGCCGAAACAAAAGGAGACGGCTGGTTGTTGCACGTGGAAGGAGCCAGTTTTGCGGTCTCCGATAAAAGGTTCTTCCTGTCTGACGGTCAAAAGATCGTGCTTGGCATCCGTCCTGCAGACTTGGATACCGCAGCAGTGGGATCGGTGGAGGTCAATTGCGTTGCCGGTACGGCGGACCTCGTCGAATTCCACGGCAACGATGCTCTCGTCACCTTCCTCTTCGCGGGTAAGGAAATCGGAGCTCTCGTTAAAGCAGGCGGCTGCCCGAAATCCGGCGATGGCGTCCGGTTTGCCGTCGATGAGAACCGCATGCATCTGTTCGATGCCCAGACCGGGCTTACTCTTTTAAAACAATGA